A part of Thermotoga petrophila RKU-1 genomic DNA contains:
- a CDS encoding ABC transporter permease: MLGYILRRLVQMLVTLFVISVISFVIIQLPPGDYLTSYIASLAATGETVDQATIEALRKQYGLDLPIYVQYFKWLWGILHGDFGYSFSWNRPVSELLWGRLGLSVLVSTVAVIFSWVSGFLIGMYSATHQYSIGDYLATFLGYIGLATPNFLLALVLLWLVYSTTGVNLGGLFSPQYLDAPWSFAKFVDMLKHLWLPMIVVGTAGMAGLIRTLRANLLDELHKPYVEAALSKGLPENKVFWKYPLRIAMIPFISTVGWSLPGIFSGETITAIVLNLPTVGPLLLGALQSQDMYLAGSLVMFLSFFTVIGTLISDILLAWVDPRIRFE, encoded by the coding sequence ATGTTAGGCTACATTCTACGGCGATTAGTCCAGATGCTGGTGACATTGTTTGTGATATCGGTGATATCGTTTGTGATCATACAGCTTCCACCTGGGGACTATCTGACATCGTACATAGCGTCACTGGCAGCGACGGGAGAGACAGTGGATCAAGCGACGATAGAGGCATTGAGGAAGCAATATGGACTGGATTTACCGATATACGTACAGTATTTCAAGTGGTTGTGGGGGATACTGCACGGGGACTTTGGCTACTCGTTTTCGTGGAACAGGCCGGTATCGGAACTTTTGTGGGGAAGACTTGGGCTTTCGGTTCTTGTGTCGACGGTTGCTGTGATCTTCAGCTGGGTGAGTGGCTTTTTGATAGGCATGTACTCTGCGACACATCAGTATTCGATAGGGGACTATCTTGCGACATTTTTGGGCTACATTGGGCTTGCCACACCGAACTTTTTGCTGGCACTGGTACTTCTGTGGCTTGTTTACAGCACGACAGGGGTGAACCTTGGAGGGCTGTTTTCACCGCAGTACCTTGATGCACCATGGAGTTTTGCAAAATTTGTGGACATGCTGAAGCACCTGTGGCTTCCGATGATCGTTGTGGGAACGGCGGGCATGGCAGGGCTCATCAGGACACTGAGGGCAAACCTTCTCGATGAACTTCACAAGCCCTATGTGGAGGCAGCACTCTCCAAGGGGCTTCCAGAGAACAAAGTGTTCTGGAAGTATCCTTTGAGGATAGCGATGATACCGTTCATCAGCACGGTGGGATGGTCACTGCCGGGGATCTTTTCCGGTGAGACGATCACGGCGATAGTTCTGAACCTTCCGACCGTTGGGCCACTTCTTCTGGGGGCGCTTCAGAGTCAGGACATGTACCTTGCGGGGAGTTTGGTGATGTTTTTGAGCTTTTTCACGGTGATAGGGACACTGATCTCAGACATACTTCTTGCGTGGGTGGATCCGAGGATCAGGTTCGAGTAG
- a CDS encoding ABC transporter permease, whose translation MKKKERMEEKFYYASQWQLIWWRFKRHKLAVIGGVVLLIIYVLAIFCEFFAPYDPNKYNYRFPYAPPQRIHFFHEGKFIGPFVYGYTSTVDLETLRRIYREDKSKIFRIKFFVRGDEYKLWGIWKTNVHFIGVEEGYMFLLGTDRLGRDMLSRIIYGARISTSIGLIGVFLSFVLGITIGGISGYFGGAVDNFIQRTIEIIRSIPTIPLWMALSAALPENWSPLRVYFAITIILSLTGWTGLARVVRSRFLSLREEDFVMAARFMGASEARIIFRHMLPSFMSHLIASITLSIPGMILGETSLSFLGLGLRPPVISWGVLLQEAQNLTVVALYPWLLIPVVFVITTVLCFNFVGDGLRDAADPYANM comes from the coding sequence ATGAAGAAGAAAGAGAGGATGGAAGAAAAGTTCTATTACGCATCACAATGGCAGCTCATCTGGTGGAGGTTCAAAAGACACAAACTTGCGGTGATAGGAGGAGTGGTGCTTTTAATAATCTACGTTCTTGCGATATTCTGCGAGTTTTTTGCTCCGTACGATCCGAACAAGTACAACTACAGGTTTCCCTACGCACCGCCGCAGAGGATACACTTTTTCCACGAGGGAAAGTTCATAGGGCCTTTTGTGTACGGCTACACCTCCACGGTGGATCTTGAGACCCTGAGGAGGATCTACAGGGAAGATAAGAGCAAGATCTTCAGGATAAAGTTTTTTGTTCGGGGAGACGAGTACAAACTTTGGGGCATATGGAAGACGAACGTACACTTCATCGGAGTGGAAGAAGGCTACATGTTCCTTCTTGGAACAGACAGACTGGGAAGGGATATGCTCTCAAGGATCATCTACGGTGCCCGCATCTCGACATCGATCGGTCTTATAGGGGTCTTTTTGAGCTTTGTTCTTGGTATCACCATAGGGGGCATCTCAGGATACTTCGGTGGTGCTGTGGACAACTTCATCCAGAGAACGATAGAGATCATAAGGAGCATTCCCACAATTCCCCTCTGGATGGCACTCAGTGCGGCTCTTCCTGAGAACTGGTCACCTCTTAGGGTCTACTTTGCGATCACGATCATTCTGTCCCTTACAGGCTGGACAGGTCTTGCAAGGGTTGTAAGGAGCAGATTTTTGTCTTTGAGGGAAGAAGACTTCGTGATGGCAGCAAGGTTCATGGGGGCTTCAGAAGCAAGGATCATCTTTCGTCACATGCTTCCTTCCTTTATGAGCCATCTGATAGCGAGCATCACACTTTCCATTCCCGGGATGATACTTGGTGAGACGAGTCTCAGTTTTTTGGGGCTTGGTTTGAGGCCGCCTGTGATCAGCTGGGGAGTGCTTCTGCAGGAAGCGCAGAATCTCACGGTTGTTGCCCTGTATCCATGGCTTTTGATACCCGTTGTGTTTGTGATCACAACCGTTCTGTGCTTCAACTTCGTTGGGGACGGGCTCAGGGATGCGGCAGATCCGTACGCGAACATGTAG
- a CDS encoding ABC transporter ATP-binding protein, whose product MALLEVKNLKTYFFTDEGVVKAVDGVSFEIEEGKTLGVVGESGCGKSVTARSIIKLLGTTGRIVSGEILYNMDGKVVDLAKFSKEEIRKVRGRHIAMIFQEPMAAFSPVYTVGDQIIEGMVYHFKISREEARERAIELLRRVGIPKPEKMIDAYPFEYSGGMRQRAMIAMALSCNPRLLIADEPTTALDVTIQAQVLDLLRELQKDYNMSIMMITHNMGVVAEMSDHVVVMYLGRVVESAPVEELFYNPKHPYTSLLLRSIPVVGKRVERLEVIEGDVPDPRNMPKGCRFHPRCPYRMKGLCDEKEPVEVEVGPKHKVSCFLYGGTEDGAS is encoded by the coding sequence ATGGCACTTCTTGAGGTGAAGAACCTGAAGACCTACTTTTTTACAGACGAAGGCGTTGTGAAGGCGGTCGATGGGGTGAGTTTTGAGATAGAGGAAGGAAAGACACTGGGTGTTGTCGGTGAGAGTGGCTGTGGAAAGAGTGTGACGGCAAGGTCGATCATAAAGCTTCTTGGCACAACAGGAAGGATAGTCTCCGGAGAGATCCTCTACAACATGGACGGGAAGGTGGTGGATCTTGCAAAGTTCTCAAAGGAAGAGATCAGAAAGGTCAGAGGAAGGCACATTGCGATGATCTTTCAGGAGCCGATGGCCGCCTTCTCTCCTGTCTACACGGTGGGAGACCAGATCATAGAAGGTATGGTCTATCACTTCAAGATATCAAGGGAAGAGGCAAGAGAGCGTGCGATAGAACTCTTAAGAAGAGTTGGTATTCCAAAGCCGGAGAAGATGATAGACGCCTATCCGTTTGAGTACTCGGGTGGTATGAGGCAGCGTGCGATGATAGCGATGGCTCTTTCGTGTAATCCGCGTCTTTTGATCGCAGACGAGCCGACCACGGCCCTCGATGTGACGATACAGGCTCAGGTTCTTGATCTTTTGAGGGAGCTTCAAAAAGATTACAACATGTCGATCATGATGATCACACACAACATGGGAGTCGTTGCGGAGATGTCTGATCATGTTGTGGTGATGTACCTTGGAAGGGTGGTGGAGAGTGCACCCGTTGAGGAGCTCTTTTACAATCCAAAGCATCCATACACGTCGCTTCTTTTGAGGTCCATTCCTGTTGTGGGAAAGAGGGTGGAAAGGCTCGAGGTGATAGAAGGGGATGTACCAGATCCAAGGAACATGCCAAAAGGTTGCAGGTTCCATCCAAGGTGCCCCTACAGGATGAAGGGTCTCTGTGATGAGAAAGAGCCGGTTGAGGTTGAGGTGGGGCCAAAACATAAAGTCAGTTGTTTTCTCTATGGAGGGACAGAAGATGGCGCTTCTTGA
- a CDS encoding ABC transporter ATP-binding protein, with translation MALLEVKNLKKYFPIMKRGFRRKVVGYLKAVDGISFHIEEGETLGLVGESGCGKTTTAKLIMRGIEPTEGKIILSMNGEKVDITKLSERELREKGVRRFVQMIFQDPYSSLNPRMTVRDIIAEPLVVNKLVKSKEEIDQIVSDLLRAVGLRPEYMQRYPHAFSGGQRQRIAIARAIALKPKLVLCDEPTSALDVSVQAQIINLLKDLQKEYNLTYLFISHDLGVVEHITNRVAVMYVGRIVELAETEDLFSSPKHPYTEALLSAVPKPDPKRKRKKVHLTGEVPDPSNPPSGCYFHPRCPYAKAICKEVYPELRNVGSDQNPHFVACHFAEELELMGVKV, from the coding sequence ATGGCGCTTCTTGAGGTGAAGAATCTGAAGAAGTACTTTCCCATCATGAAGCGTGGCTTTAGAAGGAAGGTTGTTGGATATTTGAAGGCGGTGGATGGTATTTCTTTCCACATAGAAGAGGGGGAAACCCTCGGGCTTGTTGGAGAGAGTGGTTGTGGTAAGACCACAACGGCAAAACTCATCATGAGAGGGATCGAGCCAACAGAGGGAAAGATTATTTTGAGTATGAACGGAGAGAAAGTCGATATCACAAAGCTTTCTGAGAGAGAACTCAGGGAAAAGGGTGTGAGAAGGTTCGTTCAGATGATCTTCCAGGATCCTTATTCTTCTTTGAATCCAAGAATGACCGTGAGGGATATCATAGCAGAACCCCTTGTTGTAAACAAACTGGTGAAGTCGAAGGAGGAGATAGACCAGATCGTATCAGATCTTTTGAGGGCTGTCGGCCTGAGGCCAGAGTACATGCAAAGGTATCCCCACGCCTTCTCGGGTGGGCAGAGACAGAGAATCGCCATCGCACGTGCGATCGCTTTGAAGCCAAAGCTTGTTCTGTGTGATGAGCCAACTTCCGCTCTGGATGTGTCCGTTCAGGCACAGATCATAAATCTTCTCAAGGACCTTCAAAAAGAGTACAATCTCACCTATCTGTTCATCTCACACGATCTTGGTGTGGTGGAACACATCACAAACAGGGTGGCCGTGATGTACGTGGGAAGGATCGTGGAACTTGCAGAGACTGAAGATCTCTTTTCTTCTCCAAAGCACCCCTACACGGAGGCTCTCCTTTCTGCCGTTCCAAAGCCAGATCCAAAAAGAAAGAGAAAGAAGGTGCATCTCACAGGTGAGGTCCCGGACCCATCGAATCCACCCTCTGGTTGTTATTTCCATCCAAGGTGTCCTTACGCTAAAGCCATCTGTAAGGAGGTGTACCCAGAGCTCAGAAACGTCGGCTCTGACCAAAATCCTCACTTCGTGGCGTGTCACTTTGCTGAGGAACTGGAGTTAATGGGGGTGAAAGTATGA
- a CDS encoding ABC transporter substrate-binding protein — MKRFLVFLVVLLTLTAVFATELPPLTQYNLSDFEKLTGKKITQFNEAPILNEQVKQGKLPPVEERLPEDPVVLIPWESTGKYGGTWNRAWTGPADRPQADRFMLESAMVFDPQGKELYPNILEKIEMSSDGKEFICTLRKGLKWSDGVPVTTEDVRFWYEDVLLNEELVPTFPRDLMAGGKPMKLEIIDEYTYKITFEEPYPLFLYLYATRKGSWGIRGIMLPAHYLKQFHPKYVPLEKIQKMAEENGYDNWTNYFWSLGDHNAHISNPDLPVLAAWKLKEITDAKLVIERNPYYWKIDPEGNQLPYIDEIVFWTVQDRQMILLKVMAGEIDMQARHLSLEDYTLLAANAQKGGYKIIKWKLARGSDVTLWLNQNVKDPVLRELFQNIKFRQALSLAINREEINSLVYYGLCEPRQASFVSGVKFYDPEWETRFAEYDPETANKLLDEIGLTKRNAEGYRLRPDGQPLILTIEYPTGIFGAWDKTLEMIAQYFQKIGIKVNLKPEERSLYITRCNGGEPEIGVWFFDRNKYPMLDPGRLLGTVTDGPWAPLYGQWYTSGGKGGEEPPEGSDIRRIYELWEKVKMTVDEKERDKLFREVINVHKKNIFFIGTVGEPIWPVVVKTYFKNVPDSPDFVWENEGDGQHAEQYYMDK; from the coding sequence ATGAAGCGTTTTCTGGTGTTTCTTGTGGTTTTGCTCACTTTAACAGCGGTTTTTGCAACAGAGTTGCCTCCTCTCACACAGTACAACCTTTCAGACTTTGAAAAACTCACCGGCAAGAAGATCACTCAGTTCAACGAAGCTCCGATTCTGAACGAACAGGTAAAGCAGGGCAAGTTACCCCCTGTAGAAGAACGACTGCCGGAAGATCCCGTTGTTCTCATTCCGTGGGAAAGCACAGGAAAGTACGGAGGAACATGGAACAGAGCCTGGACAGGACCTGCCGACAGACCACAGGCCGACAGGTTCATGCTCGAATCTGCAATGGTGTTTGATCCCCAGGGTAAGGAGCTCTATCCGAACATCCTTGAGAAGATCGAAATGTCTTCCGATGGAAAAGAATTCATCTGCACTCTCCGAAAAGGTTTGAAATGGTCTGATGGAGTTCCTGTTACCACAGAAGATGTGAGATTCTGGTACGAAGATGTCCTTCTCAACGAGGAACTCGTTCCTACATTCCCAAGAGATCTCATGGCTGGCGGCAAACCTATGAAACTCGAAATCATAGACGAATACACCTACAAGATCACTTTTGAAGAACCTTATCCTCTCTTCCTGTACCTGTACGCAACGAGAAAGGGAAGCTGGGGAATCCGTGGAATCATGCTTCCAGCGCATTACCTGAAACAATTCCATCCAAAGTACGTGCCGCTGGAAAAAATCCAGAAGATGGCAGAAGAAAATGGGTACGACAACTGGACGAACTACTTCTGGTCTCTCGGTGATCACAACGCTCACATCTCCAATCCCGATCTTCCCGTGCTAGCTGCTTGGAAGTTGAAAGAAATCACGGATGCAAAACTCGTAATAGAAAGGAACCCGTACTACTGGAAGATAGATCCCGAAGGGAATCAGCTTCCTTATATCGATGAGATCGTATTCTGGACCGTCCAGGATAGACAGATGATACTTCTGAAAGTCATGGCAGGAGAAATCGATATGCAAGCAAGACACCTGAGTCTGGAAGACTACACACTCCTTGCCGCTAACGCACAGAAGGGTGGTTACAAAATCATCAAGTGGAAACTTGCACGCGGAAGTGATGTTACACTCTGGTTGAATCAAAACGTCAAAGATCCTGTTCTCAGAGAACTCTTCCAGAACATCAAATTCAGACAGGCACTCTCACTTGCCATCAATCGTGAAGAGATAAACTCCCTTGTCTATTACGGTCTCTGTGAACCGAGACAGGCATCGTTTGTGAGCGGTGTTAAATTCTACGATCCTGAATGGGAAACAAGATTCGCCGAATACGACCCTGAGACTGCAAATAAACTTCTGGATGAAATAGGCCTTACAAAACGCAACGCAGAAGGTTACAGATTGAGACCGGACGGTCAACCACTGATCCTGACGATCGAATATCCCACGGGTATCTTCGGTGCATGGGACAAAACACTCGAGATGATAGCTCAATACTTCCAAAAAATCGGGATAAAGGTCAATCTGAAACCAGAGGAGAGATCACTGTACATAACAAGATGTAACGGTGGTGAGCCTGAAATAGGCGTCTGGTTCTTTGACAGAAACAAGTATCCAATGCTCGATCCCGGAAGGCTTCTTGGAACGGTAACCGATGGGCCATGGGCACCACTCTACGGTCAGTGGTACACTTCGGGTGGAAAGGGTGGTGAAGAACCACCCGAAGGATCCGACATCAGAAGAATATACGAACTCTGGGAAAAGGTCAAAATGACAGTCGATGAGAAAGAAAGAGACAAACTCTTCAGAGAAGTCATAAATGTTCACAAGAAAAACATTTTCTTCATAGGAACAGTTGGAGAACCAATCTGGCCGGTTGTTGTGAAGACTTATTTCAAGAATGTACCTGATTCACCAGATTTTGTGTGGGAAAACGAGGGTGATGGACAACACGCTGAACAGTACTACATGGACAAATAG
- a CDS encoding DUF4038 domain-containing protein, giving the protein MIVVNKEDKHFVRDGRKVFYLADTAWRGVYKAKIEDWYGYLETRKKQGFNAIQMNLTPWENYKAILKDDYLDQIEEKVKIVFEKGMVPVITVVWCGCVPGTWATVSDSSNILPLQILEDFSKEVARRFSKYNPIFFSGGDVDFRTPEAVKYYSAITKIIKENTNCPVSIHLARGWMSVPPEIDQYIDFYTYQSGHDRHHPELTWELANEFYKKGKPVINGEICYEGIGYKSDGYRFNSFDVRKAFWQSFLSGSFAGIGYGAHGIWNWCEEEGEETERHLSSFTWKEALKMKGANDVCFARWLIEKFGFFGLKPSRELLLDTENPEIRIARNDQHCLIYIPFASVVRIRLDNLKEVWGVDLTTRDVFLPEVYFRSDSVCLKLLDRNSDALVVVEL; this is encoded by the coding sequence GTGATTGTTGTGAATAAAGAGGACAAACACTTTGTTCGAGATGGGAGGAAAGTCTTCTACCTCGCTGACACCGCCTGGAGGGGAGTTTACAAAGCGAAGATTGAAGACTGGTATGGGTATCTGGAAACAAGAAAAAAACAGGGATTCAATGCTATCCAGATGAATCTTACACCCTGGGAGAATTACAAAGCAATTCTAAAAGATGATTATCTCGATCAGATAGAAGAAAAGGTAAAAATAGTTTTCGAGAAAGGAATGGTACCCGTTATAACTGTTGTCTGGTGCGGTTGTGTACCTGGAACGTGGGCTACTGTCTCCGATAGTTCAAACATTCTTCCGCTTCAAATACTTGAGGATTTTAGTAAAGAAGTAGCAAGGAGGTTCAGTAAATACAATCCTATCTTCTTCTCAGGTGGAGATGTCGATTTCAGAACTCCTGAAGCGGTGAAGTATTATTCGGCCATTACGAAAATAATAAAAGAAAACACAAATTGTCCGGTCTCCATTCATCTTGCAAGGGGATGGATGAGCGTTCCTCCAGAAATAGACCAGTATATAGACTTCTATACGTATCAATCTGGACATGACAGACATCACCCAGAACTCACCTGGGAACTAGCAAATGAATTCTATAAGAAAGGCAAGCCTGTGATAAACGGTGAGATCTGTTACGAAGGTATTGGTTACAAAAGTGATGGGTACAGATTCAACTCATTCGACGTGAGAAAAGCTTTTTGGCAAAGCTTCCTTTCGGGTTCTTTTGCAGGAATAGGATATGGTGCACACGGTATCTGGAACTGGTGTGAGGAGGAAGGGGAAGAAACCGAAAGACATCTTTCATCTTTTACATGGAAAGAAGCTCTCAAAATGAAGGGAGCAAACGATGTTTGTTTTGCAAGATGGCTGATAGAGAAATTCGGATTCTTTGGGTTGAAACCTTCTCGGGAATTGCTCTTGGATACTGAGAATCCCGAGATCCGGATAGCGAGAAATGACCAGCACTGCCTCATTTACATCCCGTTCGCGAGTGTCGTGAGAATCCGGCTGGATAACCTGAAAGAAGTCTGGGGCGTGGACCTGACAACACGCGATGTGTTCCTGCCTGAGGTGTATTTCAGAAGTGATTCTGTATGTTTGAAGCTTTTAGACCGAAACTCGGATGCCTTAGTTGTTGTTGAACTCTGA
- a CDS encoding glycoside hydrolase family 2 protein: protein MLKPKNTLKRIVQNLDGFWDCEIKEENRPIAVPGSWNEQYQDLCYEEGPFTYKTTFYVPEELSQKHIRLYFAAVNTDCDVFLNGEKVGENHIGYLPFEVDVTGKVKPGENEFKVVVENRLKVGGFPSKVPDRGTHTVGFFGSFPPANFDFFPYGGIIRPVLIEFTDHARILDIWVDTSESEPEKKLGRVKVKVEVSEEALGQEMTIKLGEAEKKIKTFDRFVEEEFILENARFWSLEDPYLYPLKVELERDEYTLDIGIRTISWDEKKLYLNGKPVFLKGFGKHEEFPVLGQGTFYPLMIKDFNLLKWINANSFRTSHYPYSEEWLDLADRLGILVIDEAPHVGITRYHYNPETQKIAEDNIRRMIDRDKNHPSVIMWSVANEPESNHPDAEGFFKALYETAKEMDRTRPVVMVSMMDTPDERTRDVALKYFDIVCVNRYYGWYIYQGRIEEGLQALEKDIEELYARHRKPIFVTEFGADAIAGIHYDPPQMFSEEYQAELVEKTIRLLLKKDFVIGTHVWAFADFKTPQNVRRPILNYKGVFTRDRQPKLVAHVLRKLWSEV from the coding sequence ATGTTAAAACCAAAGAACACTCTTAAGAGAATCGTACAAAACCTGGATGGCTTCTGGGATTGTGAGATAAAAGAAGAGAACAGACCCATAGCCGTTCCTGGAAGCTGGAACGAGCAGTACCAGGATCTGTGCTACGAAGAAGGACCCTTCACCTACAAAACCACCTTCTACGTTCCAGAGGAACTTTCACAAAAACACATCAGACTTTACTTTGCTGCCGTGAACACAGACTGCGATGTCTTCCTAAACGGAGAGAAAGTGGGAGAGAATCACATTGGATACCTTCCCTTCGAAGTAGATGTGACAGGGAAAGTGAAACCAGGAGAGAACGAATTCAAGGTGGTTGTTGAGAACAGGTTGAAGGTGGGAGGATTTCCCTCGAAGGTTCCAGACAGAGGCACTCACACTGTGGGATTCTTCGGAAGTTTTCCACCTGCAAACTTCGACTTCTTTCCCTACGGAGGAATCATAAGACCTGTTCTGATAGAATTCACAGACCACGCGAGGATACTCGACATCTGGGTGGACACGAGTGAATCCGAACCGGAGAAGAAACTTGGAAGAGTGAAAGTGAAGGTAGAAGTCTCAGAGGAAGCGCTGGGACAGGAGATGACGATCAAACTTGGAGAAGCTGAGAAAAAGATCAAAACATTCGACAGGTTCGTTGAAGAAGAGTTCATCCTCGAAAACGCCAGATTTTGGAGCCTCGAAGATCCGTATCTTTATCCTCTAAAAGTGGAACTCGAAAGGGACGAGTACACTCTGGACATCGGAATCAGAACGATCAGCTGGGACGAGAAAAAGCTCTACCTGAACGGAAAACCCGTCTTTTTGAAAGGCTTTGGAAAACACGAAGAATTTCCCGTTCTGGGACAGGGCACTTTCTATCCTCTGATGATAAAAGACTTCAACCTTCTGAAGTGGATCAACGCGAATTCCTTCAGGACCTCTCACTACCCTTACAGTGAAGAGTGGCTGGATCTTGCCGACAGGCTGGGAATCCTTGTGATAGACGAAGCCCCGCACGTTGGTATCACAAGGTACCACTACAACCCCGAGACTCAGAAGATAGCCGAAGACAACATAAGAAGGATGATCGACAGAGACAAAAACCATCCCAGTGTGATCATGTGGAGTGTAGCGAACGAACCAGAATCCAACCATCCAGACGCGGAGGGTTTCTTCAAAGCCCTTTACGAGACCGCCAAAGAAATGGATCGAACACGTCCTGTGGTCATGGTGAGCATGATGGACACGCCAGACGAAAGAACAAGAGATGTGGCACTGAAGTACTTCGACATCGTCTGTGTGAACAGGTACTACGGCTGGTACATCTATCAGGGAAGGATAGAAGAAGGACTTCAGGCTCTGGAAAAAGACATAGAAGAACTCTACGCAAGACACAGAAAGCCCATCTTTGTCACGGAGTTCGGTGCAGACGCGATAGCCGGTATCCACTACGACCCACCTCAGATGTTCTCCGAGGAGTACCAGGCAGAGCTCGTTGAAAAGACGATCAGGCTTCTTTTGAAAAAAGACTTCGTCATTGGAACACACGTGTGGGCCTTCGCGGACTTCAAAACCCCTCAAAATGTGAGAAGGCCCATCCTCAACTACAAGGGTGTCTTCACAAGAGACAGACAACCCAAACTCGTTGCTCATGTGCTGAGAAAACTGTGGAGTGAGGTTTGA
- a CDS encoding DUF2264 domain-containing protein, protein MTDARRYWVSLLRKICEMPLELCASDRLKESMPVEGKKSEERRKFTYLELLGRILCGISPFLELNKESLDTDPEERKIAFRLSELAVKSLSVATNPNCKDYMNFKNGRQPLVDAAFIVQAILRAPKVLWEDLDVSIKKRLIGELKTTRKIEPYFSNWLLFSAVVETFFFFAGEEWDSTKVDLILRSVESWYKGDGAYGDGPLFRWDYYNSFVIYPMMIDILRIISKEKAEWEELYVRVLKRAQRYAVVLERMVSPEGTFPIIGRSITYRTAVFHLLSQLSLLHLLPVSLSPAQVRCALTAVLRRIFENPSTFDEKGWLKIGVVGSQPSLGEEYITTGSLYLCTTVFLPLGLPSSDPFWKDSCKEWTNKKIWEGEDTIPDKALED, encoded by the coding sequence ATGACCGATGCTCGGCGTTACTGGGTTTCTCTTCTTCGGAAAATATGTGAAATGCCTCTTGAGCTCTGCGCATCGGATCGTTTGAAGGAATCGATGCCTGTGGAGGGAAAGAAGAGCGAAGAGAGAAGAAAATTCACTTACTTAGAACTTCTGGGGAGAATTCTTTGCGGGATCTCCCCGTTTCTTGAATTGAACAAAGAAAGCCTGGACACAGATCCAGAGGAGAGAAAGATCGCATTCCGATTATCGGAGCTTGCGGTCAAATCCCTCAGTGTGGCGACGAACCCAAACTGCAAAGACTACATGAACTTCAAAAATGGAAGGCAACCACTGGTTGATGCTGCTTTTATTGTACAGGCTATATTGAGAGCTCCAAAAGTTCTTTGGGAAGATCTTGATGTTTCTATAAAGAAAAGATTGATCGGAGAATTGAAGACAACAAGAAAGATAGAACCTTACTTTTCCAACTGGCTTTTGTTTTCCGCCGTGGTTGAGACTTTTTTCTTCTTCGCAGGAGAAGAATGGGACAGCACAAAAGTCGATCTGATACTGAGAAGTGTAGAAAGCTGGTACAAAGGAGATGGAGCCTATGGTGATGGTCCTCTTTTCAGGTGGGACTATTACAACAGTTTCGTTATTTATCCGATGATGATAGACATACTAAGGATCATTTCCAAGGAAAAAGCAGAGTGGGAAGAGTTGTACGTGAGAGTACTGAAGCGAGCTCAAAGGTATGCTGTCGTTCTCGAGAGAATGGTATCCCCTGAAGGAACGTTTCCCATCATCGGTAGATCGATAACCTACAGAACGGCAGTCTTTCATCTTTTGAGCCAGTTATCGCTTCTTCACCTTCTTCCAGTGAGCCTTTCTCCAGCCCAGGTCAGATGTGCACTCACTGCCGTTCTCAGGAGGATTTTTGAAAACCCCTCGACGTTCGATGAAAAAGGCTGGTTGAAGATCGGTGTTGTTGGTTCTCAACCCTCACTCGGTGAGGAGTACATTACAACAGGCAGTCTGTATCTGTGCACAACGGTCTTTCTGCCTCTCGGACTTCCTTCCTCAGACCCTTTCTGGAAAGATTCCTGCAAGGAATGGACGAATAAAAAGATATGGGAGGGTGAAGATACTATACCCGACAAAGCATTAGAGGATTAA